Proteins co-encoded in one Oreochromis aureus strain Israel breed Guangdong linkage group 3, ZZ_aureus, whole genome shotgun sequence genomic window:
- the prox3 gene encoding prospero homeobox 3, with translation MSKARPVTAGDNQPRQSAQKRPLVVEGFGEPLELFSVTETMDSPTDLFDDSAPQIRTFAPTLNSTDLAGIHPQANAGRLTPAFRPPGFPLIHHLLQPGGGPRRIGGLLNTSLSTHRHLEDRNVEEDEGERDGHVEQRMEGGDEGAIEGKDDLLGVKKRHNDAALAAEWNQDILKVKRMKLESRQRDGEADEGGKQGGREGRRREREELKEQLEEARERLQALQEKVWRAFGEKHMAEDEKKRKRRNGSSGGVDGREEDVGLIEEEDMTEGMYDEEDIDGGEMEKESFSLLSESPFDSFHKRKEELQKDRERRMERGRGGGGLHLEGVMEGSGLWLDCGGLVRGDWDGGIDDESEEGGQKFAAALKLELGSAVARVIDRVLRLYTEMTDYTPSSPPAAISFLPSDPGSDGGKEKAVWMGLLTRGRREETMSDKEDKTRGQDGEREKQLHKMSNGSALPPRPPRRTEPSDLAMPLTLQRSPDTRKAYPLLGPPLPTHLNPSHPNLSLHHPSLPRPPPLSHPPLLPPASQPKDPSSSSFHPSSTSSSSSSSSFPAPPPPPPPPPPPLPLPLLHYSMQQLFSRSLHHPQLPHLPSSRKDYLNSDPFLEFSSHPSSHPSFPPLPLLGHLDPSLARHAHGGRERERVMRGDGGMRGGGMDGGELYLTAGGTQEGLSPCHLKKAKLMFFYTRYPSSNTLKTYFPDVKFNRCVTSQMIKWFSNFREFFYIQMERFARQAVREALTRDGAPRISRESQLRVGRDTELYRILNMHYNKSNIYQVPERFIEVSEVALREFYSAIWTGRDSDPCWKKGIYKIICKLDSPLPDAFRLPGCPVG, from the exons ATGTCCAAGGCCCGTCCGGTGACAGCAGGAGACAACCAACCGAGACAGAGCGCACAGAAACGGCCGCTGGTGGTGGAAGGCTTCGGGGAACCGCTGGAGCTCTTCTCTGTGACTGAGA CCATGGATTCACCCACAGATCTTTTTGATGATTCTGCTCCCCAGATACGTACATTTGCTCCAACTCTCAACTCCACAGATCTTGCTGGAATCCATCCTCAGGCTAATGCTGGCCGCCTTACTCCTGCCTTTAGACCCCCCGGCTTTCCACTGATCCACCATCTCCTCCAGCCAGGTGGAGGCCCCAGGAGGATCGGAGGGCTGCTGAACACAAGCctgagcacacacagacacctggAGGACAGAAATGTggaggaagatgaaggagaGAGGGATGGACACGTGGAGCAAAGAATGGAAGGGGGAGATGAGGGGGCAATAGAGGGAAAGGACGACTTGCTCGGGGTTAAGAAGAGGCACAATGACGCAGCCCTCGCAGCCGAATGGAATCAAGACATCCTGAAAGTGAAGAGGATGAAGCTGGAGAGCCGACAGAGGGATGGAGAGGCAGATGAGGGAGGcaaacaaggagggagggaaggGAGGAGAAGGGAAAGGGAAGAGCTGAAAGAACAGCTGGAGGAGGCAAGGGAGAGACTGCAGGCTTTGCAGGAGAAAGTGTGGAGAGCTTTTGGGGAAAAGCACATGGCCGAGGACGAGAAGAAAAGGAAGCGCAGAAACGGAAGCAGCGGTGGAGTTGATGGAAGAGAAGAGGATGTAGGGCTAATAGAGGAGGAGGACATGACAGAAGGGATGTACGATGAGGAAGACATTGATGGCGGAGAGATGGAAAAGGAATCATTTTCCCTGCTTTCCGAGTCCCCTTTCGACAGCTTCCACAAACGGAAAGAGGAGCTGCAAAAAGACCGAGAAAGAAGGatggagagaggaagaggaggaggagggttgcACTTGGAGGGTGTGATGGAAGGATCAGGGTTGTGGCTGGACTGCGGAGGTTTGGTCAGAGGAGACTGGGATGGTGGGATAGATGACGAGAGTGAGGAGGGAGGGCAGAAGTTTGCCGCGGCGCTGAAGCTGGAGTTGGGCAGCGCTGTGGCCCGGGTCATCGACCGAGTTCTCCGCCTTTACACCGAGATGACCGATTACactccttcctctcctcccGCTGCCATCTCTTTTCTCCCATCTGATCCGGGAAGTGACGGAGGGAAGGAGAAGGCAGTGTGGATGGGGCTGTTAacgagaggaagaagagaagaaacaaTGAGCGATAAGGAGGACAAAACAAGAGGGCAGGACGGAGAAAGAGAGAAGCAGCTCCACAAGATGAGCAACGGGAGCGCCCTGCCCCCCCGACCACCCCGTCGGACTGAACCGTCCGATCTAGCAATGCCACTGACTCTTCAAAGGTCACCTGACACGCGAAAGGCCTACCCACTCCTCGGCCCACCTCTCCCCACTCACCTCAATCCCTCTCACCCAAACCTCTCCCTGCACCACCCTTCCTTGCCTCGTCCTCCTCCCCTTTCTCACCCTCCCCTCTTGCCTCCAGCCTCTCAGCCCAAGgatccctcctcctcctctttccacCCGTCTTcaacctcctcctcttcttcctcctcttctttccctgcgcctccccctcctcccccgcctccgccccctcctctccctctccccttGCTCCACtactcaatgcagcagcttttcTCCCGCTCACTCCACCACCCTCAGCTCCCCCACCTCCCGTCATCCCGCAAAGACTACCTGAACTCTGACCCTTTCTTGGAGTTCTCTTCCCACCCGTCGTCTCACCCCTCCTTCCCCCCGCTCCCCTTGCTCGGCCACCTGGACCCGTCACTTGCACGCCACGCGCAcggggggagagagagggagcgagtgATGAGGGGAGACGGGGGCATGCGAGGAggagggatggatggaggaGAGCTCTACCTGACTGCTGGGGGG ACCCAGGAGGGCTTGTCACCCTGCCATCTGAAGAAAGCCAAGCTCATGTTCTTCTACACTCGGTATCCCAGCTCCAACACGCTCAAGACGTATTTCCCTGATGTCAAG TTTAATCGCTGTGTGACCTCCCAGATGATTAAATGGTTCAGTAACTTCAGAGAGTTCTTCTACATCCAGATGGAGCGCTTTGCACGCCAGGCTGTCCGCGAGGCTCTCACCCG GGATGGTGCGCCTCGCATTAGCCGAGAGAGTCAGCTGCGAGTGGGACGTGATACGGAGCTTTACCGCATACTGAACATGCACTACAATAAAAGCAACATCTACCAG GTTCCAGAGAGGTTCATCGAGGTGTCTGAAGTGGCTCTGAGAGAGTTTTACTCAGCCATTTGGACGGGGAGAGACAGCGACCCCTGCTGGAAGAAAGGAATATACAAAATTATCTGTAAACTTGACAGTCCTCTACCAGATGCATTCAGACTGCCAGGTTGTCCAGTTGGCTAA
- the tmem179ba gene encoding transmembrane protein 179B, translating to MMALAGLLVLEWGLYITCFVCGIVTAASVTIVQGNFGGRCMLYGAVSYNATSKLIGVQSSTSSSLCYFVSAISIMVAVVCFSLSVYWVYTFCSEGELKRENVWMNVIIAVSGVFLFFLLVTGCMLKIGRDTLCSSVTKNVPNTTSCEKAQSEKWASPLDGERFYSSLHKAETAVWINFFFWLIIGVLVIIQRRLGSGSKLIGAAPTGSLFGETGVTPEETEPFFNRPGRPQ from the exons ATGATGGCGTTAGCGGGGCTACTGGTGCTGGAATGGGGTCTCTACATCACCTGTTTTGTCTGTGGGATTGTTACCGCAGCGTCTGTCACCATCGTCCAG GGTAATTTCGGAGGTCGCTGTATGCTGTACGGAGCGGTCAGCTACAATGCCACGTCCAAGCTCATCGGAGTCCAGTCGTCCACATCCTCCTCTTTGTGTTACTTTGTGTCGGCCATATCAATCATGGTGGCAGtggtgtgtttctctctgtctgtgtacTGGGTGTACACTTTCTGCAGCGAAGGGGAACTCAAAAG GGAGAATGTGTGGATGAACGTGATTATTGCCGTCTCTGGCGTTTTCCTGTTCTTCCTGCTCGTCACGGGCTGCATGTTGAAGATCGGGCGCGACACGCTCTGCTCGTCTGTCACGAAAAACGTTCCCAACACTACCAG TTGTGAAAAAGCCCAGTCTGAAAAATGGGCCAGCCCACTTGATGGAGAGAGGTTCTACAGCAGTCTACACAAAGCTGAG ACGGCTGTGTGGATCAACTTCTTCTTCTGGCTCATCATCGGGGTTTTGGTGATCATCCAGAGGCGTCTGGGCTCAGGGTCCAAGCTGATTGGAGCCGCACCAACTGGAAGCCTTTTCGGGGAGACGGGTGTGACGCCCGAAGAGACTGAGCCATTTTTCAACCGTCCTGGAAGGCCTCAGTGA
- the brms1 gene encoding breast cancer metastasis-suppressor 1, which translates to MPAQPPVKEPEEEMEAEGESQLPEANGEVEEPRENEGTRGGGAEETMEESMEERETDLEDSDEEEEEEEEEESSEMDDEDCERRRGECLDEMMDLEKQFQELKEKLFRERLNQVKVKLDEVLTGKAGEYRDPLAALQNSMQIRTQVAGVYRELCLQVIKHKHECEVQGARQHLESERTLLFDAMKGELLEKIRRLEEDRQNIDLTSEWSDELRGKKCKRKNLLGRSEKKKKVALVSGPFIVYMLRDIDILEDWTAIKKAKAALSPLKKKVEKR; encoded by the exons ATGCCTGCCCAACCACCTGTGAAGGAGccggaggaggagatggaggcagaGGGTGAGTCGCAGCTCCCCGAGGCCAACGGAGAGGTGGAAGAACCCAGAGAGAATGAAGGAACAAGAGGGGGAGGAGCCGAGGAGACCATGGAGGAAAGTATGGAGGAGAGGGAGACCGACTTGGAAGATAGTgacgaggaagaagaggaggaagaggaagaagagagctcag AGATGGATGATGAAGATTgcgagaggagaagaggagaaTGTCTGGATGAGATGATGGATCTGGAGAAACAATTCCAGGAGCTGAAAGAGAA GTTGTTTCGGGAACGGCTAAACCAGGTGAAAGTCAAGCTGGACGAGGTGCTGACAGGAAAGGCCGGTGAATACAGAGACCCGCTGGCTGCACTACAGAACAGCATGCAGATACGGACACAAGTGGCTg GAGTGTACAGGGAGCTGTGTCTGCAGGTCATCAAACACAAGCATGAATGTGAAGTGCAAGGAGCGAGGCAGCACCTGGAG AGTGAGCGAACGCTGCTGTTTGACGCCATGAAGGGCGAGCTACTGGAAAAGATAAGGAGGCTGGAGGAAGACAGGCAGAATATAGACCTCACCTCAG AGTGGAGCGATGAGCTGAGGGGCAAGAAGTGCAAAAGAAAGAACCTGCTGGGTCGAtctgagaagaaaaagaaagtagcTTTGGTTTCAG GGCCTTTCATCGTCTACATGCTGAGAGACATCGACATCCTTGAAGACTGGACTGCTATCAAGAAG GCAAAAGCAGCTCTGTCGCCACTAAAAAAGAAAGTTGAAA AGCGGTGA